A stretch of Vigna angularis cultivar LongXiaoDou No.4 chromosome 4, ASM1680809v1, whole genome shotgun sequence DNA encodes these proteins:
- the LOC108331043 gene encoding uncharacterized protein LOC108331043 — translation MSTTGVMAATEKSATVMEAEVRSVTCYCCGLTEDCTALYIDGVKERYQGRWICGLCAEAVKEEGLKLKDVDVNTDEALKRHMKFRSFASSPPKKPTQDLILAMKHLLFRSLDSPRKDSLTCSPLASSHKCFSPGSSKGEPQEIITRE, via the exons ATGTCCACAACAGG GGTGATGGCAGCGACAGAGAAGTCTGCGACGGTGATGGAAGCGGAGGTGCGTTCGGTGACGTGCTACTGTTGCGGGCTAACTGAGGATTGCACTGCGCTTTACATTGACGGCGTGAAGGAGAGGTACCAGGGTCGTTGGATTTGTGGGCTGTGTGCTGAAGCAGTGAAGGAAGAGGGTTTGAAGTTGAAAGATGTTGATGTTAACACAGATGAAGCACTGAAGCGCCACATGAAGTTCAGATCTTTTGCTTCTAGTCCTCCCAAAAAACCCACCCAAGACTTGATTCTTGCAATGAAACACCTTCTTTTTCGATCTTTGGATTCTCCCAGGAAGGATTCTTTGACCTGTTCGCCACTGGCTAGTTCCCACAAATGTTTTTCACCTGGATCCTCGAAGGGAGAGCCACAAGAGATAATCACCAGGGAGTAG
- the LOC108330011 gene encoding copper transporter 5.1, translating to MMHMTFYWSRKVNLLIDSWQTHDWTDYLLTLLACLIVSAFYQFIENRRIRLKLIGAGKPFPSEIQTPLLQRKLTGNGAKLGVKVAGAILFGLSSAIGYLLMLSVMSFNGGVFVAIVLGLAVGYFFFRNEGEDSITVDTSCACA from the coding sequence ATGATGCACATGACCTTTTACTGGAGCCGGAAGGTCAATCTCCTGATCGATTCCTGGCAGACCCACGATTGGACCGATTATCTTCTCACCCTTCTTGCATGCCTCATCGTTTCCGCTTTCTACCAGTTCATTGAGAATCGTAGAATTCGCCTCAAGCTCATCGGCGCCGGAAAACCCTTCCCGTCTGAGATCCAGACCCCTCTGTTACAGCGGAAGCTCACCGGAAACGGGGCCAAATTGGGTGTGAAGGTCGCCGGGGCGATTCTCTTTGGGCTGAGCTCGGCCATAGGGTATTTGTTGATGTTATCGGTTATGTCCTTCAACGGAGGGGTCTTTGTGGCCATCGTCTTGGGTCTCGCTGTTGGTTACTTTTTCTTCAGGAACGAGGGTGAAGATTCCATTACAGTAGACACTTCTTGCGCCTGTGCTTAA
- the LOC108330896 gene encoding polyadenylate-binding protein-interacting protein 7 isoform X2: MNLSKKGSQTDAKLLSPNKATTLNPNAAEFIPFALRSSSLPGTTSSVDATAGLSAAGALGKAVLDRSESSISNNSDDEVHQYWRCQLPDDITPDFKVMGEDESQGLDDLPLAGLSIHEDNEASRFPSSKGSKYIINEQEEISQLHNNGNSFVDKVGFSHSSYREDPSSTSFLNALAKPWEGPIGSADQLVSSGQDGLAYDDNSGHGYLNDVLAENAIMDDTDMNPLEYLASMFPGFAAESLAEAYFANGCDLHLTTEMLSQLELQVDGGFNQTLNSKTLSAPNLSAMDFPALTSPDGQAASVKYVVDNVQQSRNPYQSFDSDVMLFKSSSSIPSRGAVDFASAVRKLASQDSGGIWKYDKNGSGDAAIGSSRNSNVLGSGYNGGQARAHFGDRLQNRGSARAAPIWLETGDAVANMYSELREEARDHACLRNAYFEQARQAYLIGNKALAKELSAKGQLHNMHMKAAHGKAQESIYRQRNAVASEMQGNGRGHERIIDLHGLHAGEAIHVLKHELSVLKSTAIAAEQRLQVYICVGTGHHTRGSRTPARLPIAVQRFLLEEGIDFTEPQPGLLRVVIY; encoded by the exons ATGAACTTATCCAAGAAAGGATCCCAAACGGATGCAAAGCTATTAAGCCCTAACAAGGCAACAACTCTGAATCCAAATGCAGCAGAGTTTATTCCTTTTGCCCTCAGATCATCATCATTACCTGGAACTACCAGCTCGGTAGATGCAACAGCAGGGCTTTCGGCTGCTGGAGCTCTTGGGAAAGCAGTTTTAGATAGATCAGAATCATCCATTTCAAATAATTCTGATGATGAGGTGCACCAATACTGGCGATGTCAGCTCCCTGATGATATTACCCCTGATTTCAAGGTCATGGGAGAAGATGAATCTCAAGGTCTAGATGATCTTCCTTTAGCAGGTTTATCCATACATGAGGACAATGAAGCCTCAAGGTTTCCTTCTTCCAAAGgaagtaaatatataataaatgagCAGGAGGAAATATCTCAACTGCATAATAATGGCAATAGCTTTGTGGATAAAGTAGGGTTTTCTCATTCAAGCTACAGGGAGGACCCATCTTCTACAAGCTTTTTGAATGCTCTGGCAAAGCCTTGGGAGGGGCCAATTGGGAGCGCTGACCAGCTTGTTAGCAGTGGTCAAGATGGGCTTGCTTATGATGACAACAGTGGACATGGATACTTAAATGATGTTTTGGCTGAAAATGCAATTATGGATGATACTGATATGAATCCTTTGGAGTATTTAGCTTCCATGTTCCCTGGTTTTGCAGCAGAAAGCCTCGCAGAAGCTTACTTTGCCAATGGATGTGATTTACATCTGACCACCGAGATGCTCAGTCAGTTAGAG CTTCAAGTTGATGGTGGTTTCAATCAAACTTTGAATTCAAAGACTCTGTCAGCTCCCAATCTGAGTGCAATGGACTTTCCTGCACTTACTTCACCAGATGGCCAGGCTGCTTCAGTTAAATACGTGGTTGATAATGTCCAGCAAAGTCGAAATCCTTACCAGTCATTTGACAGTGATGTGATGCTTTTCAAATCTAGTTCTTCAATTCCATCTAGAGGTGCTGTTGACTTTGCTTCAGCTGTTAGAAAGTTGGCTTCTCAGGATTCTGGTGGTATTTGGAAGTATGACAAGAATGGCTCTGGTGATGCTGCTATAGGTTCAAGTAGGAATTCAAATGTTTTGGGTAGTGGCTACAATGGTGGACAGGCCAGAGCACACTTTGGTGATCGATTGCAGAACCGTGGCTCAGCTCGAGCAGCTCCAATTTGGCTTGAAACTGGTGATGCCGTTG CAAATATGTATTCAGAGCTGCGGGAAGAGGCTCGTGATCATGCATGCTTACGTAATGCATATTTTGAGCAG GCTCGTCAAGCTTACCTTATTGGTAATAAAGCCCTGGCAAAGGAACTAAGTGCTAAAGGGCAGCTTCACAATATGCATATGAAGGCAGCTCATGGAAAAGCTCAAGAATCCATTTACCGTCAGAG AAACGCAGTTGCTTCAGAGATGCAGGGCAATGGAAGAGGACACGAGAGGATAATAGACCTACATGGGTTGCATGCGGGTGAAGCCATTCATGTGCTGAAACATGAGTTGAGTGTGCTGAAAAGCACTGCCATAGCTGCTGAGCAGCGTTTGCAGGTGTATATTTGTGTGGGCACAGGTCATCATACCAGGGGTTCCCGCACTCCCGCAAGACTTCCAATAGCTGTACAGCGTTTTCTTCTTGAAGAGGGCATTGACTTCACGGAACCTCAACCAGGCCTACTTCGCGTTGTGATATATTGA
- the LOC108330896 gene encoding polyadenylate-binding protein-interacting protein 7 isoform X1, with the protein MNLSKKGSQTDAKLLSPNKATTLNPNAAEFIPFALRSSSLPGTTSSVDATAGLSAAGALGKAVLDRSESSISNNSDDEVHQYWRCQLPDDITPDFKVMGEDESQGLDDLPLAGLSIHEDNEASRFPSSKGSKYIINEQEEISQLHNNGNSFVDKVGFSHSSYREDPSSTSFLNALAKPWEGPIGSADQLVSSGQDGLAYDDNSGHGYLNDVLAENAIMDDTDMNPLEYLASMFPGFAAESLAEAYFANGCDLHLTTEMLSQLEQLQVDGGFNQTLNSKTLSAPNLSAMDFPALTSPDGQAASVKYVVDNVQQSRNPYQSFDSDVMLFKSSSSIPSRGAVDFASAVRKLASQDSGGIWKYDKNGSGDAAIGSSRNSNVLGSGYNGGQARAHFGDRLQNRGSARAAPIWLETGDAVANMYSELREEARDHACLRNAYFEQARQAYLIGNKALAKELSAKGQLHNMHMKAAHGKAQESIYRQRNAVASEMQGNGRGHERIIDLHGLHAGEAIHVLKHELSVLKSTAIAAEQRLQVYICVGTGHHTRGSRTPARLPIAVQRFLLEEGIDFTEPQPGLLRVVIY; encoded by the exons ATGAACTTATCCAAGAAAGGATCCCAAACGGATGCAAAGCTATTAAGCCCTAACAAGGCAACAACTCTGAATCCAAATGCAGCAGAGTTTATTCCTTTTGCCCTCAGATCATCATCATTACCTGGAACTACCAGCTCGGTAGATGCAACAGCAGGGCTTTCGGCTGCTGGAGCTCTTGGGAAAGCAGTTTTAGATAGATCAGAATCATCCATTTCAAATAATTCTGATGATGAGGTGCACCAATACTGGCGATGTCAGCTCCCTGATGATATTACCCCTGATTTCAAGGTCATGGGAGAAGATGAATCTCAAGGTCTAGATGATCTTCCTTTAGCAGGTTTATCCATACATGAGGACAATGAAGCCTCAAGGTTTCCTTCTTCCAAAGgaagtaaatatataataaatgagCAGGAGGAAATATCTCAACTGCATAATAATGGCAATAGCTTTGTGGATAAAGTAGGGTTTTCTCATTCAAGCTACAGGGAGGACCCATCTTCTACAAGCTTTTTGAATGCTCTGGCAAAGCCTTGGGAGGGGCCAATTGGGAGCGCTGACCAGCTTGTTAGCAGTGGTCAAGATGGGCTTGCTTATGATGACAACAGTGGACATGGATACTTAAATGATGTTTTGGCTGAAAATGCAATTATGGATGATACTGATATGAATCCTTTGGAGTATTTAGCTTCCATGTTCCCTGGTTTTGCAGCAGAAAGCCTCGCAGAAGCTTACTTTGCCAATGGATGTGATTTACATCTGACCACCGAGATGCTCAGTCAGTTAGAG CAGCTTCAAGTTGATGGTGGTTTCAATCAAACTTTGAATTCAAAGACTCTGTCAGCTCCCAATCTGAGTGCAATGGACTTTCCTGCACTTACTTCACCAGATGGCCAGGCTGCTTCAGTTAAATACGTGGTTGATAATGTCCAGCAAAGTCGAAATCCTTACCAGTCATTTGACAGTGATGTGATGCTTTTCAAATCTAGTTCTTCAATTCCATCTAGAGGTGCTGTTGACTTTGCTTCAGCTGTTAGAAAGTTGGCTTCTCAGGATTCTGGTGGTATTTGGAAGTATGACAAGAATGGCTCTGGTGATGCTGCTATAGGTTCAAGTAGGAATTCAAATGTTTTGGGTAGTGGCTACAATGGTGGACAGGCCAGAGCACACTTTGGTGATCGATTGCAGAACCGTGGCTCAGCTCGAGCAGCTCCAATTTGGCTTGAAACTGGTGATGCCGTTG CAAATATGTATTCAGAGCTGCGGGAAGAGGCTCGTGATCATGCATGCTTACGTAATGCATATTTTGAGCAG GCTCGTCAAGCTTACCTTATTGGTAATAAAGCCCTGGCAAAGGAACTAAGTGCTAAAGGGCAGCTTCACAATATGCATATGAAGGCAGCTCATGGAAAAGCTCAAGAATCCATTTACCGTCAGAG AAACGCAGTTGCTTCAGAGATGCAGGGCAATGGAAGAGGACACGAGAGGATAATAGACCTACATGGGTTGCATGCGGGTGAAGCCATTCATGTGCTGAAACATGAGTTGAGTGTGCTGAAAAGCACTGCCATAGCTGCTGAGCAGCGTTTGCAGGTGTATATTTGTGTGGGCACAGGTCATCATACCAGGGGTTCCCGCACTCCCGCAAGACTTCCAATAGCTGTACAGCGTTTTCTTCTTGAAGAGGGCATTGACTTCACGGAACCTCAACCAGGCCTACTTCGCGTTGTGATATATTGA